Proteins encoded by one window of Polyangiaceae bacterium:
- a CDS encoding polysaccharide biosynthesis/export family protein: MNWTTGFLLATVVALSACAAERPIVDYAQFAKADPRLRPYRIGVADSVRVTVWKDPSLSTEAPVRPDGTLTVPLIGDVAAAGRTADEVREELTRRLSAYVKDAIVTVAVVEVNSYRFTVSGNVERPGMFTERSYVTVSEAVALAGGPNRFASPTDLVLIRPIVGREPTRIPIDLEAILSGAHPEQNLVVLSGDTVLVP; encoded by the coding sequence ATGAACTGGACGACGGGCTTTTTGTTGGCCACCGTGGTCGCTCTTTCGGCCTGTGCCGCCGAGCGGCCGATCGTGGACTATGCGCAGTTCGCCAAGGCGGATCCGAGGCTTCGGCCTTATCGCATCGGCGTGGCGGACAGCGTGCGGGTGACGGTGTGGAAGGATCCGAGCCTGTCCACCGAGGCTCCCGTGCGCCCGGACGGAACCCTCACCGTGCCGCTGATCGGTGACGTTGCGGCCGCGGGAAGGACCGCCGACGAGGTGCGCGAAGAGCTCACGCGACGGCTCTCCGCCTACGTGAAGGACGCCATCGTGACCGTCGCGGTGGTGGAGGTGAACAGCTATCGATTCACTGTGTCCGGCAACGTGGAGCGCCCCGGAATGTTCACGGAGCGTTCCTACGTGACGGTCAGCGAGGCCGTGGCGCTGGCGGGAGGGCCCAATCGCTTCGCCTCGCCGACCGACTTGGTGCTGATCCGACCCATCGTCGGACGTGAGCCCACGCGCATACCCATCGATCTGGAAGCGATCCTTTCCGGGGCGCATCCAGAGCAGAACCTCGTGGTGCTCAGCGGGGACACGGTGCTCGTGCCCTGA
- a CDS encoding O-antigen ligase family protein: MFAIPGIVLLLTAIYARPQELVPSLQTLPLLHVLLGLAVFGYVIDLRLGNTKPSSTPLLPWVLAFVGWGLLSGITKASSLPIQARELAICAALYLLMAHAVQSFRALQVVAGTVLAMVIFVSTVAVEQKLEPTGCVQIDESVVGDTTSGSFDGRPCTVSHDCYLGEAEPGAEYMCEHIGWLGTTSVGRGRIRFRGILQDPNELALAGAIGLPLAFALSRLRRRSFSRKAVLLLTFALVVLAAVWSRSRGGQIVFLAVLAVPFAWRFGLRGVALSALFAAPLLLLGGRSGSEADSSMLERVDCWAEALSIWRSFPLLGAGLGQFGRYHYLTAHNSYLLTLAELGPVGMFLFSSLVWMGFKIPISAWRKSEDPDSALSREDARDVVRPWAMAITATFAGLGVGIFFLSFAYHYVLWIYLGLSGALFSAIRRHAPDFAVRYGMRDALGVIAANGVIIAVVYVYTRLVLS, encoded by the coding sequence ATGTTCGCCATCCCCGGCATCGTGCTCCTGCTGACCGCCATCTACGCGCGGCCTCAAGAGCTCGTGCCGTCCCTGCAGACGTTGCCACTTTTGCACGTGCTGCTCGGCCTCGCGGTCTTCGGCTACGTGATCGATCTCAGGCTCGGGAACACGAAGCCCAGCTCCACCCCGCTCTTGCCCTGGGTGCTCGCGTTCGTGGGCTGGGGTCTGCTGTCCGGCATCACGAAGGCATCGTCGCTTCCGATTCAAGCGCGAGAGCTCGCAATTTGCGCGGCGCTCTATCTGCTCATGGCGCACGCCGTGCAGAGTTTTCGCGCGCTCCAGGTGGTGGCGGGCACGGTGCTCGCGATGGTGATCTTCGTCTCCACCGTTGCCGTGGAGCAGAAGCTTGAACCCACCGGCTGCGTGCAAATCGACGAGAGCGTGGTGGGTGACACCACCTCGGGCAGCTTCGATGGGCGCCCCTGCACCGTGAGCCACGACTGTTACCTGGGCGAAGCCGAGCCCGGGGCAGAGTACATGTGCGAGCACATCGGTTGGCTGGGCACGACATCGGTCGGCCGTGGACGCATCCGTTTCCGCGGCATCCTGCAAGATCCCAACGAGCTGGCGCTGGCGGGCGCCATCGGGCTGCCCCTCGCCTTCGCGCTATCACGCCTCCGCCGCCGCTCATTCTCGCGCAAGGCGGTCTTGCTGCTCACCTTCGCGTTGGTGGTCCTGGCCGCGGTCTGGTCCCGCTCGCGGGGCGGTCAGATCGTGTTCTTGGCGGTCTTGGCCGTGCCCTTCGCCTGGCGTTTCGGCCTGCGCGGTGTGGCGCTCAGCGCGCTCTTCGCCGCGCCGCTCTTGCTGCTGGGCGGCCGCAGCGGCAGCGAGGCGGACTCTTCCATGCTGGAGCGCGTGGACTGCTGGGCCGAAGCGCTGTCCATCTGGCGCTCATTTCCACTGCTCGGTGCCGGCCTCGGCCAGTTCGGTCGCTATCACTACTTGACCGCACACAACTCCTATCTGCTCACCCTCGCGGAGCTCGGCCCCGTCGGCATGTTCTTGTTCTCCAGCCTGGTGTGGATGGGCTTCAAGATCCCCATCTCCGCTTGGAGAAAGTCCGAAGATCCCGACAGCGCGCTGTCCCGAGAAGACGCCCGCGACGTCGTGCGGCCCTGGGCCATGGCGATCACCGCAACCTTTGCCGGACTGGGCGTGGGCATCTTCTTCCTCTCCTTCGCTTATCACTACGTGCTCTGGATCTACCTGGGCCTTTCGGGCGCACTGTTTTCCGCCATCCGACGCCACGCGCCCGACTTCGCCGTGCGCTACGGCATGCGCGACGCCCTGGGCGTGATTGCCGCCAACGGCGTGATCATCGCCGTGGTCTACGTGTACACGCGCCTGGTGCTCTCGTGA